In the genome of Massilia sp. PAMC28688, one region contains:
- a CDS encoding DUF72 domain-containing protein, with the protein MGKIYIGISGWRYEPWRGVFYPDDLRQDDELAFASRQLPSIELNGSFYALQKPASYAAWYAATPRGFVFSVKGNRFITHTRRLRDIDGPVANVLASGVFGLRDKLGPFLWQFPPNFKFDPALMEHFLSLLPHDTEEGLALARRHEARMDGKVALEVDRKRKLRHAVEIRHDSFIDEAFIALLRKYKVALVVADTAGNWPYFEDVCADFMYLRLHGDKELYASGYTEQALDRWAARIQAWSAGSQPDDARLISGKAAPRRASRDVFCYFDNDIKVKAPRDARRLLEKLGLAQPAAGTAQ; encoded by the coding sequence ATGGGAAAAATCTACATCGGCATCTCCGGCTGGCGCTACGAGCCGTGGCGCGGTGTGTTCTATCCGGACGACTTGCGCCAGGATGACGAACTGGCGTTCGCGTCGCGCCAGCTGCCTTCGATCGAACTCAATGGCTCCTTCTATGCCCTGCAAAAGCCGGCCAGCTACGCCGCGTGGTATGCGGCCACGCCCAGGGGCTTCGTGTTCAGCGTCAAGGGCAACCGTTTCATCACCCACACGCGGCGCCTGCGCGATATCGACGGGCCGGTGGCCAACGTGCTGGCCTCGGGCGTGTTCGGGCTGCGCGACAAGCTCGGCCCCTTCCTGTGGCAATTCCCGCCCAATTTCAAGTTCGATCCCGCGCTCATGGAGCATTTCCTCAGCCTGCTGCCGCACGATACGGAGGAAGGCCTGGCGCTGGCGCGCCGGCACGAGGCGCGCATGGATGGCAAGGTGGCGCTGGAAGTGGACAGGAAGCGCAAGCTGCGGCACGCGGTGGAAATTCGCCATGACAGCTTTATCGATGAAGCCTTCATCGCGCTGCTGCGCAAGTACAAGGTGGCGCTGGTGGTGGCCGACACGGCCGGCAACTGGCCCTACTTTGAAGATGTGTGCGCCGACTTCATGTACCTGCGCCTGCACGGCGACAAGGAACTGTACGCAAGCGGCTACACGGAGCAGGCGCTGGATCGCTGGGCCGCGCGCATCCAGGCCTGGAGCGCCGGATCACAGCCGGACGATGCGCGCCTCATATCGGGCAAGGCCGCGCCCAGGCGCGCCAGCCGCGATGTGTTCTGCTACTTTGACAACGACATCAAGGTCAAGGCGCCGCGCGACGCCCGCCGCCTGCTGGAAAAACTCGGCCTGGCGCAGCCGGCCGCGGGGACCGCTCAGTGA
- a CDS encoding phage tail protein has protein sequence MDLIGQLRDSVDGATVIALPAVPALPIGLQEHDLSLRGFNVSIGAGCALASLFALLEGAGITLAGEAVPVTVLRLKICLTNSNGTVAKLLFDGLPDAAGVLHGTVNGQGVFARAAFARQLRQWVSLQKELAAA, from the coding sequence ATGGATCTGATTGGCCAGCTGCGCGACAGTGTGGACGGCGCCACCGTCATTGCCTTGCCGGCCGTCCCGGCGCTACCCATTGGACTGCAGGAGCATGACCTGTCCCTGCGCGGCTTCAATGTCAGCATCGGCGCCGGCTGCGCCCTGGCGTCGCTGTTCGCGCTGCTCGAAGGAGCCGGCATCACGCTGGCCGGCGAAGCGGTGCCGGTTACGGTGCTGCGCCTGAAGATATGCCTGACCAACAGCAATGGCACCGTGGCCAAGCTGCTGTTTGACGGCCTGCCCGACGCCGCCGGCGTCCTGCACGGCACCGTCAACGGCCAGGGCGTGTTCGCCCGCGCCGCCTTTGCGCGCCAGCTGCGCCAGTGGGTCAGCCTGCAAAAGGAGCTTGCCGCCGCCTGA
- a CDS encoding FMN-binding glutamate synthase family protein, with protein sequence MRLFAPRYSPLIIAALVCPWSAWQAWHGAGPGWWVTAASGALAVVGIADLLQKKRALRRNYPILSHFRYFLESIRPEIRQYFLEGDQEAAPFSRNQRSIVYQRAKQDTDKRPFGTQLDVYADGYEWINHSIAPAVIADQDFRIEIGNHPDCPRAQPYRASVFNISAMSFGSLSANAILALNGGARLGGFMHDTGEGSISRYHREHGGDLVWEIGSGYFGCRTAEGGFSEERFAANAGLEQVKMIELKLSQGAKPGQGGILPAPKVSIEIAAARGVVPGIDCISPPMHSAFSTPIEMMQFIERLRNLAGGKPTGFKLAIGHPWEFFGIVKAMLATGIVPDFIVVDGGEGGTGAAPVEFSDHVGVPLQEALLMVHNTLVGAGLRDRIKIGAAGKIITAFDVARTIALGADWCNSARGFMFALGCIQSQTCHTDRCPTGVATQDELRQHALVVPDKIARVANYHRNTVKALAELIAAAGLTHPSQLKPHHVVRRVSHNQVKLASALLPYLQPGELLDASRLDRLPPVFGMYWPIARAESFHPL encoded by the coding sequence ATGAGATTGTTCGCACCACGCTATTCTCCCTTGATCATCGCGGCCCTGGTGTGCCCCTGGTCGGCATGGCAGGCGTGGCATGGGGCCGGTCCCGGCTGGTGGGTCACGGCCGCAAGCGGCGCGCTGGCGGTGGTGGGCATTGCCGACCTGCTGCAAAAGAAGCGCGCCCTGCGCCGCAACTATCCGATCCTGTCGCACTTCCGCTATTTTCTTGAATCGATCCGGCCCGAAATCCGCCAGTACTTCCTCGAAGGCGACCAGGAAGCGGCGCCCTTTTCGCGCAACCAGCGCAGCATCGTCTACCAGCGCGCCAAGCAGGATACCGACAAGCGCCCTTTCGGCACCCAGCTCGATGTCTACGCCGACGGCTATGAATGGATCAACCACTCGATCGCACCGGCCGTGATTGCGGACCAGGATTTCCGCATCGAGATCGGCAACCATCCGGACTGCCCGCGCGCGCAGCCGTATCGCGCCAGTGTCTTCAACATTTCAGCCATGAGTTTCGGTTCGCTCTCGGCCAATGCCATCCTGGCACTCAATGGCGGGGCGCGGCTGGGCGGCTTCATGCACGACACGGGCGAAGGGAGCATCAGCCGCTATCACCGCGAGCATGGCGGCGACCTGGTGTGGGAAATCGGCTCTGGCTACTTTGGCTGCCGCACCGCCGAAGGCGGGTTTTCCGAAGAGCGCTTTGCCGCCAATGCGGGCCTGGAGCAGGTAAAGATGATCGAACTGAAGCTCTCGCAGGGCGCCAAGCCGGGCCAGGGCGGAATCCTCCCCGCACCCAAGGTCAGTATCGAAATCGCGGCCGCGCGCGGTGTCGTTCCCGGGATCGACTGCATTTCGCCGCCCATGCATTCCGCCTTTTCGACGCCGATCGAGATGATGCAGTTCATAGAACGGCTGCGCAATCTGGCGGGCGGCAAGCCGACCGGCTTCAAGCTGGCCATCGGCCACCCCTGGGAATTCTTTGGCATCGTCAAGGCCATGCTGGCCACCGGCATCGTGCCCGATTTTATCGTGGTCGATGGCGGCGAAGGCGGCACGGGGGCGGCGCCCGTGGAGTTTTCCGACCATGTCGGCGTGCCGCTGCAGGAGGCGCTGCTGATGGTGCATAACACGCTGGTGGGCGCCGGCCTGCGCGACAGGATCAAGATCGGCGCGGCCGGCAAGATCATTACCGCGTTCGACGTGGCGCGCACCATCGCCCTGGGCGCGGACTGGTGCAATTCGGCGCGCGGCTTCATGTTCGCGCTTGGCTGCATCCAGTCCCAGACCTGCCACACCGACCGTTGTCCGACCGGCGTGGCCACCCAGGATGAACTGCGCCAGCATGCGCTGGTCGTGCCGGACAAGATCGCGCGCGTGGCCAACTATCACCGCAATACCGTCAAGGCGCTGGCGGAGCTGATTGCGGCGGCCGGCCTGACCCATCCATCGCAGCTCAAGCCGCACCACGTGGTGCGGCGCGTGTCGCACAACCAGGTAAAACTGGCGTCGGCGCTGCTGCCCTACCTCCAGCCCGGCGAACTGCTCGATGCGAGCCGGCTTGACCGGTTGCCGCCCGTGTTCGGCATGTACTGGCCAATCGCGCGTGCCGAGTCATTCCACCCGCTGTAG
- a CDS encoding glutathione S-transferase family protein, whose translation MIIVHHLNNSRSQRILWLLEELGLDYEIKKYQRDAKTMLAPPELRAVHPLGKSPVITDGEHTVAESGAIIEYLIERYGKGRFIPAAGTPEKLLYTYFLHYAEGSAMTPLLMKLVFDKVATSPMPFFAKPIAKGIAGKVKSSYIMPQIVQHLAYLESELGKRTWFAGEEFTGADVQVSFVLEAAAARGGLGAQYPKLDAFLKRIHARPAYQRGLERGGPYELIK comes from the coding sequence ATGATCATAGTCCATCATCTGAACAACTCCCGCTCGCAGCGCATCCTGTGGCTGCTCGAAGAGCTGGGCCTGGATTACGAGATCAAAAAATACCAGCGCGACGCCAAGACCATGCTGGCGCCGCCGGAGCTGCGCGCCGTCCACCCGCTGGGCAAGTCGCCCGTGATCACGGATGGCGAGCACACGGTGGCCGAATCAGGCGCCATCATCGAGTACCTGATCGAGCGCTACGGCAAGGGCAGATTCATCCCGGCTGCGGGTACGCCGGAAAAGCTGCTGTACACCTACTTCCTGCATTATGCCGAAGGCTCGGCCATGACGCCGCTCCTGATGAAACTGGTGTTTGACAAGGTCGCGACCAGTCCCATGCCGTTTTTCGCCAAGCCGATCGCCAAGGGCATTGCAGGCAAGGTCAAGTCGAGCTACATCATGCCGCAGATTGTCCAGCACCTGGCCTACCTGGAGTCGGAACTGGGCAAGCGCACCTGGTTCGCGGGCGAAGAATTCACCGGGGCCGATGTGCAGGTGAGCTTTGTGCTCGAAGCGGCGGCCGCGCGCGGCGGCCTGGGTGCGCAGTATCCGAAGCTGGACGCCTTCCTCAAGCGCATTCACGCCCGGCCGGCCTACCAGCGCGGCCTGGAACGTGGCGGGCCGTACGAACTGATTAAATAA
- a CDS encoding 5'-3' exonuclease yields the protein MAKLLAIDGLNIVRRVYEASADEDSPEKAATALRHALSSFRNLLAAHSPTHVLAAFDHGGPTWRHALYPRYREQRAPMPSFLREALPGFHDRLAAEGLHVLMLPDVEADDVIGTGVLRWLSEGRGEAIIATTDKDLHGLVAQGALVWDHFKGEWHDDAWVRARFGVAPELLVDLLALMGDATDGVPGVSKVGMKTAARLLNSYGSLEAVMAGAGILKTPLGERLRAERETLYLSRRLVELKTDVRLGVTWNMLAYPGRVEAQGEQAC from the coding sequence ATGGCCAAGCTGCTCGCCATCGATGGCCTGAACATCGTGCGGCGCGTGTATGAGGCCAGCGCCGACGAGGACTCGCCCGAAAAGGCCGCCACCGCCCTGCGCCACGCACTGTCGTCGTTTCGCAACCTGCTCGCCGCGCATTCGCCCACCCATGTGCTGGCCGCGTTCGATCATGGCGGCCCGACCTGGCGCCATGCGCTGTACCCGCGTTACCGCGAGCAGCGCGCGCCCATGCCATCGTTCCTGCGCGAGGCGCTGCCGGGCTTTCACGACAGGCTCGCTGCCGAAGGCCTGCACGTGCTCATGCTGCCGGACGTGGAAGCCGATGATGTGATCGGCACCGGTGTGCTGCGCTGGCTCTCCGAGGGCAGGGGCGAAGCCATCATCGCCACCACCGACAAGGACCTGCATGGCCTGGTGGCCCAGGGGGCGCTGGTGTGGGATCACTTCAAGGGCGAGTGGCATGATGATGCCTGGGTGCGTGCCAGATTTGGCGTGGCGCCCGAACTGCTGGTGGACCTGCTGGCGCTGATGGGCGACGCCACCGACGGCGTGCCTGGTGTGTCCAAGGTGGGCATGAAGACTGCTGCGCGCCTGCTCAATTCCTACGGCAGCCTGGAGGCGGTCATGGCCGGTGCCGGCATTTTGAAAACGCCGCTCGGCGAACGTTTGCGCGCCGAGCGCGAGACCTTGTACCTGTCGCGCCGGCTGGTGGAACTGAAAACCGATGTGCGCCTCGGCGTCACATGGAATATGCTGGCCTACCCGGGCAGGGTCGAGGCGCAGGGAGAACAGGCATGCTGA
- a CDS encoding response regulator has translation MLKAVIVDASALSRGLLNTVLTDGGYDVVGQSHTSSQGFALLQKYQPQLFCIALEQMEDGSGVVEQIRAQYPKTLVFMLSGALDAATLQAALARGVNGFIVKPFRADAVLKTIRATVLALVKRQQAQS, from the coding sequence ATGCTGAAAGCGGTGATCGTCGATGCGAGCGCGCTCTCGCGCGGGCTGCTCAATACGGTACTGACCGATGGGGGCTACGACGTGGTTGGCCAGAGCCACACCAGTAGCCAGGGTTTCGCCCTGCTGCAAAAATACCAGCCGCAGCTTTTCTGCATCGCGCTCGAACAGATGGAAGACGGCAGCGGCGTGGTGGAGCAGATCCGCGCCCAGTATCCCAAGACGCTGGTGTTCATGCTCTCCGGCGCGCTGGACGCGGCCACGCTGCAGGCGGCGCTGGCGCGCGGTGTGAATGGTTTCATCGTCAAGCCGTTCAGGGCCGATGCCGTGCTCAAGACCATCCGCGCCACCGTGCTGGCGCTGGTCAAGCGCCAGCAGGCGCAGTCCTAG
- the mnmA gene encoding tRNA 2-thiouridine(34) synthase MnmA produces MAKKKVVIGMSGGVDSSVAAWMLKELGYEVIGLFMKNWEDDDDSEFCSSRQDWIDAASVADVVGVDIEAVNFAAEYKDRVFAEFLREYQAGRTPNPDVLCNAEIKFKAFLDHAMHLGADLIATGHYARVRERNGAFELLKAMDHTKDQSYFLHRLNQAQLSKTLFPLGDIPKTEVRRIAERLALPNAAKKDSTGICFIGERPFRDFLNRYLSYKPGPMKTDDGTVVGEHVGLSFYTLGQRKGIGVGGMKKYKNDDGSSDAWYVARKDIENNTLWIVQGHDHPWLLSGTLRADQASWVAGTAPSPRAMAAKTRYRQSDVACRIDAEGMSEFALAFTDPQWAVTPGQSAVLYDGDVCLGGGIIAGSAPAA; encoded by the coding sequence ATGGCCAAAAAGAAGGTCGTGATTGGCATGTCGGGCGGGGTGGACTCGTCGGTCGCGGCATGGATGCTCAAGGAACTAGGCTATGAAGTCATCGGCCTGTTCATGAAAAACTGGGAAGACGACGACGATTCGGAATTCTGCTCGTCGCGCCAGGACTGGATTGACGCGGCCAGCGTGGCCGACGTGGTGGGCGTGGACATTGAAGCGGTCAACTTCGCGGCCGAATACAAGGACCGCGTGTTTGCCGAATTCCTGCGCGAGTACCAGGCCGGCCGCACTCCCAATCCGGACGTGCTGTGCAATGCCGAGATCAAGTTCAAGGCCTTCCTCGACCATGCCATGCACCTGGGCGCGGACCTGATCGCCACCGGCCACTATGCCCGCGTGCGCGAACGGAACGGCGCCTTTGAGCTGCTCAAGGCCATGGACCATACCAAGGACCAGAGCTACTTTCTGCACCGCCTGAACCAGGCGCAGTTGTCCAAGACCCTGTTCCCGCTGGGCGACATCCCCAAGACCGAGGTGCGCAGGATCGCCGAAAGGCTGGCCCTGCCCAATGCCGCCAAAAAGGATTCGACCGGCATCTGCTTCATCGGGGAGCGGCCGTTCCGCGACTTCCTCAACCGCTACCTGTCGTACAAGCCGGGACCGATGAAGACCGACGACGGCACTGTCGTGGGCGAGCACGTGGGCCTGTCGTTCTACACGCTGGGCCAGCGCAAGGGCATCGGCGTGGGCGGCATGAAAAAATACAAAAATGACGATGGCAGCAGCGACGCCTGGTACGTGGCGCGCAAGGATATCGAGAACAATACGCTGTGGATCGTGCAGGGGCATGACCATCCATGGCTGCTGTCGGGCACATTGCGCGCCGACCAGGCCAGCTGGGTGGCCGGGACTGCACCGTCGCCGCGCGCCATGGCTGCCAAGACGCGCTACCGCCAGTCGGACGTGGCCTGCCGCATCGATGCCGAAGGCATGAGCGAGTTCGCCCTCGCCTTTACCGACCCGCAATGGGCCGTCACGCCGGGACAGTCGGCCGTGCTGTATGACGGCGACGTGTGCCTGGGCGGCGGCATCATTGCCGGCTCCGCGCCTGCCGCCTGA
- a CDS encoding NUDIX hydrolase: MPHTWRPNVTVAAIIERDGRFLLVEEETSEGIRINQPAGHLDPYETLEQAVVREVLEETAHDFTPHALVGMYMSRYRSKRRGTDVTYLRFTFCGVPGTEHDMPLDEGILRTLWMTRDEIAACPERHRSPIVLQCVDDYLQGRRAPLELLFTDPSVLHGGLVMDLAVPQNASATPVMNTEAR; the protein is encoded by the coding sequence ATGCCGCATACCTGGAGACCCAACGTAACCGTTGCCGCCATCATCGAGCGTGATGGCCGATTCCTGCTGGTGGAGGAAGAAACCAGCGAAGGCATCCGCATCAACCAGCCGGCCGGCCATCTTGATCCGTACGAAACACTGGAGCAGGCGGTGGTGCGCGAGGTGCTGGAAGAGACAGCCCACGACTTCACGCCGCATGCGCTGGTGGGCATGTACATGTCGCGCTACCGCTCCAAGCGGCGCGGCACCGATGTGACGTACCTGCGCTTTACCTTTTGCGGCGTGCCTGGCACCGAACATGACATGCCGCTCGACGAAGGCATCCTGCGCACCCTGTGGATGACGCGCGACGAAATCGCTGCCTGCCCGGAACGCCACCGCAGCCCCATTGTGCTGCAGTGCGTGGACGACTATCTGCAGGGCCGGCGCGCGCCGCTGGAGCTGCTGTTTACCGATCCCTCGGTATTACACGGCGGTCTGGTGATGGACCTTGCTGTTCCCCAGAACGCAAGCGCAACACCTGTCATGAACACGGAAGCACGGTAA
- a CDS encoding Re/Si-specific NAD(P)(+) transhydrogenase subunit alpha produces the protein MRIGIPAETRPGETRVAATPETVKKLAAKHQVIVQSGAGVAASVVDEAYVAAGATIGTAADSFGCDVVLKVRAPNAEERALMKRDAVLIGMLNPFDAENIAAMAGAGLQAFALEAVPRITRAQSMDVLSSQANIAGYKAVMVGANTYQRFMPMLMTAAGTVKAARVLIMGVGVAGLQAIATAKRLGAVIEASDVRPPVKEQVESLGAKFLDVPYLTDEEKEIAKGAGGYARAMPADWMRRQAELVHERAKLADIIITTALIPGRAAPVLISEETVKAMKPGSVIVDLAVAQGGNCPLSELNKTVIKHGVHIVGEPDLATLVAADASALYARNVLDFLKLIIDKDDQLVIDREDEILKPTLVCAGGEVLRK, from the coding sequence ATGAGAATAGGCATACCGGCCGAAACGCGGCCGGGCGAGACCCGTGTTGCTGCCACCCCGGAGACGGTCAAGAAGCTCGCAGCGAAGCACCAGGTCATCGTGCAGTCCGGCGCAGGCGTGGCCGCATCGGTGGTCGACGAAGCCTATGTCGCCGCCGGTGCCACCATCGGTACTGCGGCGGACAGCTTCGGCTGCGACGTCGTGCTCAAGGTACGCGCACCGAATGCCGAAGAGCGCGCGCTGATGAAGCGCGACGCCGTCCTGATCGGCATGCTCAATCCATTCGACGCCGAGAACATCGCCGCCATGGCCGGCGCCGGCCTGCAGGCCTTTGCACTCGAAGCGGTGCCGCGCATCACGCGTGCCCAGTCGATGGACGTGCTTTCCTCCCAGGCCAACATTGCCGGCTACAAGGCGGTGATGGTGGGCGCCAATACCTACCAGCGCTTCATGCCCATGCTGATGACGGCCGCCGGCACCGTGAAGGCGGCGCGCGTGCTGATCATGGGCGTGGGCGTGGCCGGCCTGCAGGCCATTGCCACGGCCAAGCGCCTGGGCGCGGTGATCGAGGCGTCCGACGTGCGCCCGCCGGTCAAGGAGCAGGTGGAGTCGCTCGGCGCCAAGTTCCTGGACGTGCCTTATCTGACCGACGAGGAAAAGGAAATCGCCAAGGGCGCGGGCGGCTATGCGCGCGCCATGCCGGCCGACTGGATGCGCCGCCAGGCCGAACTGGTTCATGAGCGGGCCAAGCTGGCCGACATCATCATCACCACCGCCCTGATTCCCGGCCGCGCCGCGCCGGTCCTCATTTCCGAGGAAACCGTCAAGGCCATGAAGCCAGGTTCCGTCATTGTCGACCTGGCCGTCGCGCAGGGCGGCAACTGCCCGCTGTCCGAATTGAACAAGACCGTCATCAAGCACGGTGTCCACATCGTGGGCGAGCCGGACCTGGCCACGCTGGTCGCAGCCGACGCGTCGGCCCTGTATGCACGCAACGTACTGGACTTCCTGAAGCTGATC